The DNA window GTGATGTGACCAGAGGGCGTGTTCTCGGGCACACTTGCCGCCGTGGTGAAAACCTGAGGCAAGTCGCTGAGCCTGACCAGCCCGTACTGGCTGGTAAAGGTGATCGACTGGCCGCCCCCCTGAGCCTGTGAAAAGCCCGTGATCCAGTGATCGCCTGTATCATAGACCGAAATATGTCCACCCTGATCCAGAGCCAGACGGCGCGTGTCGGGAAAGACCGCGTAATGCAGGTCATTCTGCGATCCGGTGGAGGATGGCTGGCCCAACTCCGCCGGCCAGCGGTGCCCAAAGCCGCCCCGGAAACCGTTCGAGGTGGAAAAACTGGCCCCCCCGCTCGATTGGCTCTGACTTTGCCCAACAGGAGCGGCAGGATGCATCGGCACAGGCGCGAAGGGCCAGTTGTTCTGCATCGCCATCGTCAGATCGTTGCAGAGGCTGTCAACGCGATATTTCAACCCATTGTTGAACATGTCGCCGATCATGATCATGCCACCCTGAGACCATTGCCCCATGCCGCCCAGTTCCCAATGATTGAACTGGGCCTGTCGGCCACCCCCTGCGGCCAGAGCGAACAACAAGGATTGGACGGCATCGGCGCTGAAACCATGGCGCGCGGCGATGGCATCGACCATCTGTTGGCCATCCGGGGTGAGCAATTGCATGATGCGTTCCAGTCCGCTGGGTGTCCATGCGGTGGCGCACGGCAAAGCCAAGGCAACCTAACAGATTAATCCTGCACTGGCATGCCGGCATCGCGAAAAAACAGGCGTTTTAATCCGGCCTTGCGCAACGCGTCCTTGGCGGTCGTTCCAACCGGGTGCGCATAGCCGTTCTGTTCGAGCCCAAGGGACCAAACGCTCACACCATGGCGCCCAGCGCCTCGACAAAAGTCCTGACCTTCAAGCTGGTCAACCGGCGTGAGTTCTGCAGCGCCCAAATCTCGACTTTGGGCCCGGCTTGCCTGCCCCACAGCCTCAGGCGCCCGGCGGCCAGATCCTCCCTGACCAACAGCGACGGCACGATCGCCACCCCTGCCCCGGCCAGAACGGCATCGCGGACCATCAGAAAGGAGGAGAATCGCAACCGGGCCTGCGGTCGCAGCAGGCTGATGCCGTTGCCGGTTTCGATGCGCCAGATGTCGCCATCCGCCGTGACCGGATGAACCACCGCCGGGACCGCCCGCTCCTCCTCACCCAGCGTTACCGCCATATCCGCCGGGCCGACCAGCAACCGGTCGTCCTCGACGATGCGCCGCCCGATCAGGCGCTCGTCCGGGTCGGGATCGACGCGGATCACGATGTCGTAATTGTCCTCCACCGGATCGACCTTGCGGTCCTCGGCAACGATCTCCACCTCGACCTGCGGATAGGCCGCCACAAAGGCCGAAGCTGCGCGTGGCAACAGCACATGCGCCAGCACGATCGGCGCGCTGATGCGCAACTTGCCGCGCGGCTCGGAAGAGCCGGCTGCGACGGCCTCGCGCGCCTCGGCGATCTCGGCCAGCGGGCCTTGCGTGCGCTGGTGCAGGGCCCGCCCTTCATCGGTCAGGCGCAGCGTATGCGAACCGCGATCGATCAGTCTGACGCCAAGGCTCGCTTCCAGTTCTGACACTTTGCGCGACAGCGTGGCCTTGGAGCGCCCGGACTGGCGGCTGGCGCGCCCGAAGCCGCCATGGGTGGCGACCAGATTGAAGTCAGCGAGCGCGTGGAGATCCATGCCCATGTTCCATTTTCAAGACGACATGTCTCAATGATGCCATCTTCCGATAAAAAATGAAACGCATACCTTGGCTCCATCGAAGACTGGATCAAACAAGGAGCAATCTCATGACCATATTGGTAACAGGCAGCACCGGCACAATCGGCACGCAGGTGCTCCACTTTTTGCAAAGCCATCCTCAAGGGGCGGGCACCGCCATTCACGCCCTCACCCGTTCGCCCGACACCGCGCGCCTGCCTACCGGCATCACGGCGATCAAGGGCGATCTGTCGGATGTGGAGAGCGTGCGGGCCGCCTTGAAGGGCGTCTCCACCCTGTTTCTGCTGGCCCCCAACGCCGCCGATGAACTGACTCAGGCCATGCTGACCCTGAATGCCGCGCGCGATGCGGGGGTGAAGGGCATTGTCTACCTCTCGGTCTTCCAGGGCGAGGCCTATGCTGACGTCCCCCATTTCGCCAGCAAGGTGACGGTCGAGCGGATGATCCACGCGCTGGGCCTGCCTGCCACCATCCTGCGCCCAGCCTATTTCATCCAGAACGATCTGCGCCAGAAGGACGCGCTGCTGGGTGGCGGTGTCTATGGCATGCCGGTTGGCGCGAAAGGCATCTCGATGGTGGACATCCGCGACATCGGCGAGGCGGCCGCGAACGCTTTGCTGCGCCGCGAGCATGCGGAAAGCCCCCTGCCCGGCGAAACCTATGAACTGGTTGGCCCGGAAGCCTTGACCGGCAACGATCTGGCTGCGTTGTGGAGCAAGGTTCTGGCCCGCCCGATCCATTATGGCGGCGATGATCTGGAAGCACTGGAACAGCAGCTCCAAAGCTTTGGCCCGGCCTGGCTGGCCTATGACATGGTGCTGATGATGCGCCGCTATCAGGGCGATGGCGCGGTGGCGAGCGCCGGCGACATCGCGCGCCTGACCGGGCTGCTGGGCCATGCGCCGCGCTCCTACCACGCCTTCGCCACGGACGCCGCCGCAAGCTGGGCCCAAGCCTAAACCCCCTTCACACAAAGGATGACCCTTATGACGCACATTCTCTTCATCGGCCAAAAGCCCGAAACCGTCGATTTCTCCGACCCTGCACTGCCGCCCGGCTTCGATGCAGCCAAGATCAACGCCGGCATCGCCATTGCCGTGCAGACGATCGAGGAACGCGGCTGGCAGGTCGATCCCTGCATGATTACCCCGGATGAAGCGGGGCTGGCGCAGCTTGATCGCGCATTGCGCGCTCGACGCTATGACTGCGTGGTGATCGGCGGCGGGCTGCGCTTGCCGCCCAAGAGTCTCGCCCTGTTTGAGCAGGTGATCAACGCCGTCCACAAGGCGGCGCCACAGGCCTCCATCGCCTTCAACACCCGCCCGGAAGACACGGCGGTGGCAGCCGCGCGGCAGATCGGGTGAGGCGCAAGCACGAGCGGGTATTTATCACGATATGCTCGCTAGGGTCAGGACTGGTTGATCAGAGGCAGAAGAGCACGGTGGCGCCCAGAGCGAGGGCGGAGAAGAAGACGGTGGGGCATCGATCAGACCGCGTTGCCACGCGGCGTCATAGCCCCGGTATGCCAGCATCCACGGCGCCTTGGACAGATCGTCGAGCAGGGCCGCCGCGCCGGTGTAATCGCTGATCTGGCCCGCCGTGATGAAGAAGCTCAGCGGGCGGCCATTGGCATCGCTGGTCTTTGCCGACTGGTTCGCGCTGTCATCCCATCAATCCGACCTGCTCTGGCACACAGCGCAAAAATTCGTGAAGGCCTGGGAAGCCTTTGATGTCGAGACGGTGGGGCGCACCAGCGAAATCCTCTATGCGCTGGCCAAGGAGCTGATCACGCAGCGCCGTGCCACGCCCCTCGATCCCGAGGAGGACGCCGCTGACAGAGCGATCAAGCGCGTTTCCAAGCCAATTCTCCTATTCCCTGCCATAGGTTCATATTGGCTCCTCGGATACGGCCCCGCCTTACAAGGCGCCCGGCATGCCACCGATACGACGCGCTGCCTCAAGGATCTCTGTCGGGAACATGGCGATGATGGTGGAATTGTGCTCGACGCCGATTTCGCTGAGCGTCTGCAAACGGCGCAATTCCAGTGCTCCGGGCACCTCCGCGATGATTTTGGCCGCATCGGCCAGCGTCTGGGAAGCTTCCTTTTCGCCCTCCGCCTTGATGATCCTGGCCCGTTTTTCCCGGATCGCTTCAGCTTCGCGCGCGATGGCCCGCTGCATCTGTTCCGGAATGTCGAGATCCTTGATCTCGACGGCATCCACCACCACACCCCATTGTTCGCAGGTACGCGCCAGCAGGTCGAGCAGGCGCGCATTGATGGTGGTGCGATCCTTCAGAATCTGGTCGAGATCGCTCTGGCCGATGGCGTCGCGCAGGCCCGTTTCGGCGGCCTGAACCACCGCTCCCTGCCAATTGACGACGGAGGTGATGACCCTCACCGGATCGATGGCCCTGAACCACAGCACGGCATTGACCCGCACCGCCACCCCGTCCCGCGTCACGGTCTCCTGCGTGTCCAGCGCGAAGGTGACAGTCCGCAGATCGACCTTGATGACACGCTCGATCAACGGGATCAGCCAATAAAGGCCTGGCCCTTTCGTGATCTTGATCCGGCCCAGCCGGAACAAAACACCGCGCTGATACTCCTGATTGATCCCGAAGGATTTGAGCGCAAGGATCAGAAATACGGCCAGCAGGAACAATCCCATACTGGAAAATGCTGCAAACATCGCCACCCCCTTCTGCCCGTCCGGCAGCCAGCTTTCACCGGCTACCGGAGGTGCTGGTCAACAGGCCCGATTATCGCGGACCTGTCAGGCCTTCTTGCAATGCGACATGAAGGTCTTTCGGGCTTTGCCGTGAATGTTCTTGGCATCGGCGTCCTTGGAACAGGCCAGCGACTTTGCAGTACGAGGCGCCTGCCCCTTCGCCGCCACTTGGGTCGACTTGGCCGGTACACCGGGTTTGGCAGTTGGCGCGGCGGGAGCTGGTTTCGCCGGGGCCGGGCTGGTGTGTGCGGCAGCTTTCATCCGGCTCAGCAGCGAAGGTTTGGCGGGGGCAGGAGACGGCGCTTGGCCCAGAACTGAAGTGGACACCAAAGCGGCAGCAACGGCCAGCAACGTCAGGGTGGTTTTCATGGCGGTTCTTCCTCCCAAGAATGATGTAGCGATCAGGTGATCCTACCCCCTCACATAAAAAAGGTATAGTCTGGAACAACGCTGCTAGGGGCTCTGCGCTGCGCGTCCAGCCAGAGGCGGGCATAGCGGCGGGCGGCATCATAGGAGCCTGAATCCCCCACGCTGAAGAAAGTCGTGGATCCGCTTCATCCGCAGGTGGGCGCGCCGGGGCAGCGCCTCCCGCCTGTTGGTCTTCACCCTGTCACCAGCTCGCCTTGGGATCAGCGATGGTGCGACGATATCGCAGGGGTAACAGTGTTCAGTTAATGGGTCGTAGCCGGTACCCCGCAAGGCGGCCTCCGGCAAACCCGGCATGGTTCAGGCGTGAATATCTGTTGATAGCTTCTCGAGGCTCAGTCTGTGAGGCTCCCTGGCGTCGTCCCATCGCAAAGGTTTCCTCTCATCACGAATTGCTTTGACCTTTGTCCAGAAAAAGCGCTGGGGTGAATGGGCACGCTGCAAACTGCGAGTCCCCTGGAGGGCCGCACCATGCAAACTCCTCAATTCGATTCCCCCGTTGCGCTTTGGAAACTGGTGCCAGATCGCTTCGGCACGGATCGCAGCATGCGCCAAGAAGGCGAGTGGACCCTCGGCGAAGCAATCGGCTATGTGATCAGCCAGCCGGTTGAGGAACAGTGGCGCTTCAAGATCGTGAGCGAGAAGCAGTCCATCGACCATCTCACGATGATGCGGCTTGCCAGTACCAGCATCTTTCAAAGCTGGGATTTCAGCTGACCACACACGCCCAGAGGCCTTGCAAAAACGGCCATTCCGGCAAGTGGCCTGCAACGGAGGTTACCATGCCCATTGAAATAGACAGTGCTCACGCTGTTGGATGGAGACGAACCATGACCCTATTCTTCAGGGATGTTGGAAAGATGCGCGGAGCGGCCATGAAGATTACGCACCAGGTCAACCCGACGTTGATCGCCGATGCGGATCAAACGGCTGAGTCTTGCGCGGCAGAAAACTGGGAAAATGAAGGTGGTCATCTTTCCAATCACGATATCAAAGGAACATCGCTCCGGCCTTTTTCCAACGAAATCGACAGATTGGAAGCTCAAATCAAAATATCGGCAAACAAGCTGACCAGCGACTTTGCGAACGGTCGGGTGGGGACACGTTACAACACATATGATCATCGCGCCCGAGTGCTTCGCCTGCAAAGGGCAGAGCTGGATGCGATGCGAAACAGCTTCAATGATCCGAAGAAAAGCCAATGACCTCATTTTCCTGAACTTGATCAAACGGAGGCTTCCGTACAGATGGTTCGATTTGGGATCACGCGCCGCCCTGCCGATTATTAATACCCTTAATATGTATAGATATTATCGCCTCAGCAATGCGGTCATCTAGGCAAAGCGTGATTTCCGTGCCTCCAGAGATCTTGGGTAAGCTATGAAATTGCAAGCACTGCATCTTCGGTCGGCCAGGCGGACGGCGATCATCAGTTGATCCAGGTTCGATTGCCTGGCGCACCTTTAGAGCGTAGAAGGGTTATCGTGACTGACAGCGCTCCCTATCGCTTTGCCGTGGCCATCGATCCTTCGGACATCGATTTCATGGGGCATGTCAACAACGCAAGCTATCTCAAATGGGTGCAGGAAGCTGTGATCAGCCATTGGCGCGGGATCGCGCCAGCCGAAGAAATTGCCCGGCATCTTTGGGTCGCGTTGAAGCATGAGATCACGTATCGCAAACCCGCGTTTGTGAACGACGACGTCATCGCGACCGTGATTCTCAAAAAGGTCTTTGGCGCTCGTGCCTTTTACCAGACGATCATTCGGCGGGGCGAAGACGTGCTGGCAGAAGTCAGTTCAAGTTGGTGCTGCCTGGACGCAAAAACGGGGCGTCCGGCACGGCTTGCAGCAAGCGTGGTGGAGCGCTTCTTCTCCAAGCAGACCTGATTGATCCCGTTCCATGGGGGTCTCGTCACCCCAGCCACATATTTCGAGGCAACTATCAGTGCCCCTTGGAAAGAGCCACGGCCCATCGGCCACGCGATTTCCTCGTGACGTACACAGGCAAGGCTTTTCGTACCTTCCCGCTCTGCGTTGAAAGCATGCCGAACGGACGACATCGAGAGAATGTGTCCCGCGCCGCATTTCGAAGGTAAATACGCGGCTATCTCCCAGCCGATTTTTTCGCTTCGCGCTTAGGCCCCCTCCCTTCTCTGGCAGGCCGGGCACCGACCAGAGCGGACGCAAGTTCTTCGCGAAGATCGATGACGATCCGCGAAAGAGGCCTAACTACCGAAAGCGTGTCGTATCAATCCGCTGGAAGGAAGCACGGCGCACGGCCCCGTGAATGATGTTTTGCCGAAACAGGTGCCGAGCTTCGTCGGCTCCCTCGATCGTAACACAGACCAAGTGAGTGCCTCCCGACAGTAAGGTTTCGATTGCGCTGATCGCGATCGCATTGCGATGGCACCTGTCGACGACCTCATGCTCGGGCAGCTTCAGGTTCATAGCCCGTGTGATTTTGGTTTCCATCGATCCTGTCCAACCTATCACTGGCTTACGCTCCACGCGAACGGGGGTATTTTGCTCATGGCCCGATTGAGCGTTTGGTTCGTCATGCACCAGGCGGGATAGCGCGAAACACCCATAAGGTCCCGTAGCCTGTCAATCCGTGTCTGGTAGTGCCTGACAAGCCCGAACGCGCCTGCACTGCAAGCAGCAGGCTGACCCTCGGCTCGAATGAGCGAGAGTTGGTGATGGTAGAGAAGATGATTAAGGTCCACGGTCATGCTCCAGCCTGATGCGGGAGCGCGCGGTCTCTCAGCCACCCACGTGCAACACGATAATGGGCGATGAGTTCGATATGGGGATCATCGACAGAATTACAAGGGCAACGCAGGTTCAGCCTCGATGCTGGGGCTTCGTCAATTCACCCGGCTCGGCTGATGCCTTGGCAACTGCGCAGGGCCGATGGCACCCGCGAAATCACGCACAGAAACGGCGTCATGATCAACGACACCGAGCGAGCCAGCGTCCATCATGTATCCCGCCAGCCGGCATTTAGCGCCGCAGGTCCACGCCTTTATCTGCTGGACCGAGAAGCGTGGATCATCCCCAGATAGCCGAATTAAACGGAACAGAACGGTTAGAAGCGCAGCCCTTTATTCATGAGCCGGATTGCCGGATTCGAAGAGTCGTTAACGAACGGCTTGGAGGCAGACCAAGTCGGAGCGACCACGCGTTCATCCTGTGACGGATGCATTGTATCCGTTTGTCACTTCTTTGACGATGCAATGACCCAAGCGTCCAAAATCCGCTATAAGAGGCGGCATGCTTCCCCTATCCGCTCCCTCCGCCTGCATCCTGATCGTGGACGACGACGACGATATTCGCGACCTCATCGCCAGCCACCTCGATCGCGCCGGATACAGACATGTCGGGGCCGCGACACTGGCTGAAGCCCGCGCGGCTCTGGCCCGCCACGACATCGCGCTCATGCTGCTGGACCTCACGCTCCCCGATGGCGATGGCATGACCTTCTGCCGCGACCTGCGCGCTGAAGGATTTGTCGTGCCCGTCATCATGTTGACAGCACGCAGCACCCCCGGCGACCGCGTGGAAGGGCTCGAAGGAAGCGCCGACGATTATCTCTCCAAGCCTTTCGACGCCCGCGAGCTCATCATCCGCATGCGCAATGTGCTCAAGCGGGGCATTCAGGGCCCGAAATCCCAGTCCGGCCGTTATGCCAGCTTTGGCCCGTGGCGTCTCGATCTGGCGCAGCGACGGCTGATGGGTCAGGATGATCGCGGCATGATGCTCTCGACCACCGAATTCGCCATCCTGCGCCGCTTGCTGGACAACCCCTTTGAGGAGCTGAGCCGCGAGGATCTGCTGCCCGAGCGCAAGGAAACCGTGTGGGTCGACCGTTCGCTCGACAACCGCATCGCCCGTTTGCGCGCCAAGCTGGCGCGAGCACCTGGCGGTGAGAATCTGATCGTGACCGTGCGCAACAAGGGCTTCCTGCTCGCCTGCGATGTCACTTACGTATGACGGCCCTGTGGCAGTCCCTGCGGCGTTTCGACACGCTGGCCTTGCGCCTGACGCTTGTACTGGCCATCGGCGGCACGTTGGCATCGATGTATTCGCTGACCTTTTCCGAATGGTATCTCCAGCACCAGATGCGCCAGTACCGCGCGGAGATGATCGCCCGCAGCGTGGCCGACATCGCCGGACATATCGCCGCCAACGACCATTCCGACATGATCTTGCTGGCCAGCAACCGGATCAGAGGCGCGCATCTGTTGCAGGACGCCTCTGCCCCCGTCCTGGAGGCAGACCCGGCCATCGATCAGGCCCTGTCCTCGGGTCTTCCGAGGGGCATGACAGCCCATAGTTTTCGCACCGATCCAGCGGTCTGCGCCGGCCATCCCGGTGTTGCCTATGTTCGCGCTGTCGCGGGCATGCTGGCCATTCCGCCGGAGTGTTGGGCCGTCGATCTCGGCGTCCTTGCAAGCGATGGGCAGGTCACACACCATCGCATGGCCTTCGATATGGCCCCGCTCCCCCTTCTGCTGTCGGTCAGGCAATCGCCGGACTATCTCGCGCTGGTGGCTCTGGCGGCGCTGCTCCTGTCCTTTCTGGTGGCCAGCATCACGCTGCGTTTCATGCGGCGCCTGGCCGTCGCCTCGCGGGCCTTTTCCAGCGACATCGCCGCCGCCCCCATTCCCGAAACCGGCCCGCGCGACGTGCGCGAGACCTTTGCCGCCTTCAACCAGATGCAACAACGCATCCGCGAAGCCATGCAGGAACGCGCCCAGATCCTGGCGGCAATCAGCCATGACCTGCAAACCCCTTTGACCCGCCTGCGCCTGCGGCTCGATCTCCTGCCGGACGAAGGCGTTAGGACCCGCTTGTTCCACGATGTCGAGGCCATGCAGCGCCTGGTGACCGAGGGGCTGGCTCTGGCGCGGTCGGGCGAGTCCGCCGACGACTGGGTGATGCTGGACATGGAATCGCTGCTGGCCAGCATGGTCGAGGATATGACCGATGCGGGCCTTGGCGAAGTCACGCTGGGTCATGTCGATCCCGTGGAGGTCAGGGTCAAGCCCGATGCGCTGCACCGTTGCCTCCAGAACCTGATCGACAATGCCTTGCGCTATGGCGGTCAGGCGCGCCTCGATTGCCGACAGGAGGAGGGTCGGATCGTCATATCGGTCACCGATGCAGGCCCCGGCATCCCCGAAGCGCTGCTCGATCAGATGTTCGAACCCTTCGTGCGGGGCGACAGCAGCCGCTCACGCCGCACCGGCGGGACCGGCATCGGCCTGACGATTGCCCGCGCACAGGCCGCGACATTCGGAGCATCCGTGTCGCTGGCCAATGCCGCGCAGGGCGGATTGATCGCCAGGATCACCATTCCTCTTCCCACATACTGAAAGCCGGAACGGATTTTTGTATCCGTTCTACTCACTTTTCCCCGGCCCCCTGTTCCCTCCCAAGGCCAGTGCTTAGCTATCAGCAATAACAACCGAGCAGAGCGGGCCGCCGCCATGACAGCGACCGGCCCTGATGTTTCGGACGTGTTCGCTGGCCCGAAGAGATGTCCGCACAAGGACGTCCGACGGCAGATCCAAGGGAGGATTTATGCTGAAAGTGTACCATGCCGGTCTGGCATCGACCGTGGCCCTCGCCGCCCTGGTATGTCCTGCGCAAAGCCGGGCCCAGACGGCAGGGGATCCGCCTGCCGCCGCCAATTCGGAGATCATCGTCACCGCCCAGCGCCGCGCGGAAAAGGTGACCTCGGTGCCGATCTCGATCACCGTGGCGGACGCCGGGCAGCTTGAGCGCCAGCAGGTCCGCACCGTCGACGATCTCTCGCGCATTGCCCCCAGCCTGGAAATGACGGCAGCTGCTGGCCAGGGCACGGGTGGCGGCGGTGAAATTCGCGGTATTGGCACCCAGACCTTTGCGCAGGGGGCGGTGGCCTCGGTCGGCATCGTGGTCGATCAGGTCAGCCAGGGTAACGCCAACATCTCCAACCTGTTTGATATCGCCCGTGTCGAGGTGCTGAAGGGGCCGCAAGGCACGCTGTTCGGTCTGACGACCTCGGCCGGTGTCATCAACATCACCACCAACAAGCCGGATATGACCAAATTCAGCGCCCGGCTGCACGCGGATCTCTCCAATGCAGGCACCGCAGCGTCAGGTTTCGGCAATCAGGTGATCCAGGGCGTGATCAACCTGCCCCTTGCCGCCAATGCAGCCCTGCGCGTGTCGGGATCGACAAATCTGCGGCAAGGCCCCAATCAGAACACCATCGACGGCAAGTATATCCAGAATAACAGCTACAGTGGCCGCGCCCATCTCCTGTGGGAACCGACCAGCAAGCTGACCGCGAATTTCATCGCCGATTACACCTATTTCACCCAGACCAACGAGGGCGATTTCTTCACCCTCATCTCCACGGATGCCAGCACGGCTGCCGCTCTGGCAAGCTGCGGTGTCGTTGCGGCTGAGGGCAACCAGAAATTCTGCATGAAGCAGGGCCTCTATGCGAAAAACAACAATTTCGGTGCTTCGGCCCAGTTCGATCTGGATGCCGGTCCCTTCACACTGACTTCGATCTCGGCTTATCGCGGCACTCGTCACAGCGATACCGGACAGAACATCGTGCGTGCCGATCCGACCGCGCTGACTATCCTCGACTCGCCCGGCCACAACCGGCTCGACCTCGTCAGTCAGGAACTGCGTATCGCCTCGCCCGGAAACGCATTCATCGATTACACAGCAGGCCTGTTCGCCTCGCACCAGAGGGGCACCGTTGATCCAACGGGACAAAACATCACCCTGTTCGGCTTCATTCCCATTGCGAACTCGATTGGCTCGCGAAACCGTACCACTGATGACTCCATGGCCATTTACGGCCAGGGTACCGTCCATGTCGCGCATGGCCTGCGCCTGATCGCGGGTGGCCGCTACACCGCCGAACGCCTTGCACTCGACGGCTATGATTTCGACAATCGCGTCGC is part of the Novosphingobium sp. genome and encodes:
- a CDS encoding NmrA/HSCARG family protein, whose amino-acid sequence is MTILVTGSTGTIGTQVLHFLQSHPQGAGTAIHALTRSPDTARLPTGITAIKGDLSDVESVRAALKGVSTLFLLAPNAADELTQAMLTLNAARDAGVKGIVYLSVFQGEAYADVPHFASKVTVERMIHALGLPATILRPAYFIQNDLRQKDALLGGGVYGMPVGAKGISMVDIRDIGEAAANALLRREHAESPLPGETYELVGPEALTGNDLAALWSKVLARPIHYGGDDLEALEQQLQSFGPAWLAYDMVLMMRRYQGDGAVASAGDIARLTGLLGHAPRSYHAFATDAAASWAQA
- a CDS encoding thioesterase family protein, which encodes MTDSAPYRFAVAIDPSDIDFMGHVNNASYLKWVQEAVISHWRGIAPAEEIARHLWVALKHEITYRKPAFVNDDVIATVILKKVFGARAFYQTIIRRGEDVLAEVSSSWCCLDAKTGRPARLAASVVERFFSKQT
- a CDS encoding LysR substrate-binding domain-containing protein: MDLHALADFNLVATHGGFGRASRQSGRSKATLSRKVSELEASLGVRLIDRGSHTLRLTDEGRALHQRTQGPLAEIAEAREAVAAGSSEPRGKLRISAPIVLAHVLLPRAASAFVAAYPQVEVEIVAEDRKVDPVEDNYDIVIRVDPDPDERLIGRRIVEDDRLLVGPADMAVTLGEEERAVPAVVHPVTADGDIWRIETGNGISLLRPQARLRFSSFLMVRDAVLAGAGVAIVPSLLVREDLAAGRLRLWGRQAGPKVEIWALQNSRRLTSLKVRTFVEALGAMV
- a CDS encoding slipin family protein, which encodes MFAAFSSMGLFLLAVFLILALKSFGINQEYQRGVLFRLGRIKITKGPGLYWLIPLIERVIKVDLRTVTFALDTQETVTRDGVAVRVNAVLWFRAIDPVRVITSVVNWQGAVVQAAETGLRDAIGQSDLDQILKDRTTINARLLDLLARTCEQWGVVVDAVEIKDLDIPEQMQRAIAREAEAIREKRARIIKAEGEKEASQTLADAAKIIAEVPGALELRRLQTLSEIGVEHNSTIIAMFPTEILEAARRIGGMPGAL
- a CDS encoding ATP-binding protein, translating into MTALWQSLRRFDTLALRLTLVLAIGGTLASMYSLTFSEWYLQHQMRQYRAEMIARSVADIAGHIAANDHSDMILLASNRIRGAHLLQDASAPVLEADPAIDQALSSGLPRGMTAHSFRTDPAVCAGHPGVAYVRAVAGMLAIPPECWAVDLGVLASDGQVTHHRMAFDMAPLPLLLSVRQSPDYLALVALAALLLSFLVASITLRFMRRLAVASRAFSSDIAAAPIPETGPRDVRETFAAFNQMQQRIREAMQERAQILAAISHDLQTPLTRLRLRLDLLPDEGVRTRLFHDVEAMQRLVTEGLALARSGESADDWVMLDMESLLASMVEDMTDAGLGEVTLGHVDPVEVRVKPDALHRCLQNLIDNALRYGGQARLDCRQEEGRIVISVTDAGPGIPEALLDQMFEPFVRGDSSRSRRTGGTGIGLTIARAQAATFGASVSLANAAQGGLIARITIPLPTY
- a CDS encoding PsiF family protein, which gives rise to MKTTLTLLAVAAALVSTSVLGQAPSPAPAKPSLLSRMKAAAHTSPAPAKPAPAAPTAKPGVPAKSTQVAAKGQAPRTAKSLACSKDADAKNIHGKARKTFMSHCKKA
- a CDS encoding response regulator transcription factor, giving the protein MLPLSAPSACILIVDDDDDIRDLIASHLDRAGYRHVGAATLAEARAALARHDIALMLLDLTLPDGDGMTFCRDLRAEGFVVPVIMLTARSTPGDRVEGLEGSADDYLSKPFDARELIIRMRNVLKRGIQGPKSQSGRYASFGPWRLDLAQRRLMGQDDRGMMLSTTEFAILRRLLDNPFEELSREDLLPERKETVWVDRSLDNRIARLRAKLARAPGGENLIVTVRNKGFLLACDVTYV
- a CDS encoding SHOCT domain-containing protein, with product MQLLTPDGQQMVDAIAARHGFSADAVQSLLFALAAGGGRQAQFNHWELGGMGQWSQGGMIMIGDMFNNGLKYRVDSLCNDLTMAMQNNWPFAPVPMHPAAPVGQSQSQSSGGASFSTSNGFRGGFGHRWPAELGQPSSTGSQNDLHYAVFPDTRRLALDQGGHISVYDTGDHWITGFSQAQGGGQSITFTSQYGLVRLSDLPQVFTTAASVPENTPSGHITPEPVAAVAVATPSGGDGPVLSADEIFSRIERLASLHEKQIITAEEFNAKKGELLSRL